The following proteins are encoded in a genomic region of Dyadobacter sp. UC 10:
- the pseG gene encoding UDP-2,4-diacetamido-2,4,6-trideoxy-beta-L-altropyranose hydrolase, which yields MRSKLYIRTDGSSSIGLGHLVRCIALARMLSNDFEIFFACKQIPDSIAGEIETDGYHLIRLKNDDDLTSILSPTDLVVIDSYELESDYQKSIKLIGCGLICIDDLHEKTTYADLILNHTPGVSPSEYSAQSYTQYALGPKYALIRPAFLNLAKKGRAHIKNESVLICFGGSDSRNLTKLALEVVLGTKRFKKIFVVTGAAYAHHDSVNKIPGAEQHVFHYRNISAEDMAQCMSEVDLCIVPSSGILTEALTSGAKIISGMYVENQRFVFENYKKSNAFISAEDFTRENLTDAVENYFSQEPGTNQQLIDGFSGNRIQNLFQQLLYEKDFALRDLAIGDAELTYKWAVDENVRKYSLSKGKIEFEEHISWLKRKLHDPQCRFYIASFSGESIGTIRFDIADQEAVISYLLDPAYHGKGLGATLLKRGILSFSNAPYFVNRISGIVMRENISSCKTFERFGFAKQSDGENYKYTMYIDDENRKI from the coding sequence ATGAGAAGTAAACTATATATCAGAACGGATGGAAGCTCCAGTATTGGCCTTGGTCATCTCGTTAGATGCATAGCTTTGGCTCGGATGCTTAGTAATGACTTCGAGATATTTTTCGCGTGCAAGCAAATTCCTGACAGCATTGCTGGAGAAATAGAAACGGATGGTTATCATCTGATTCGGTTAAAAAATGACGACGACCTGACATCTATTTTGTCACCTACTGACCTGGTGGTTATCGACAGTTATGAGTTGGAAAGTGACTATCAAAAATCCATTAAACTGATCGGCTGCGGCTTGATTTGTATTGATGATTTACATGAGAAAACTACTTATGCTGACCTTATACTAAATCATACGCCTGGCGTTTCTCCCAGTGAATACTCGGCACAATCTTACACGCAATATGCGCTCGGACCCAAATATGCTTTGATCCGGCCGGCATTTTTGAATTTGGCAAAAAAAGGCAGGGCACATATCAAAAACGAGTCTGTTTTGATATGTTTTGGAGGATCGGACAGCAGAAATTTAACAAAACTTGCACTTGAAGTAGTGCTTGGCACGAAGCGCTTCAAAAAAATATTCGTTGTGACAGGTGCCGCTTATGCTCATCACGATTCTGTTAATAAGATTCCAGGCGCTGAGCAACATGTGTTTCATTATCGAAATATAAGTGCAGAAGACATGGCGCAATGCATGTCAGAAGTTGACCTTTGTATCGTTCCATCCAGCGGGATCTTAACTGAAGCGCTTACTTCGGGTGCAAAGATTATTTCTGGAATGTATGTTGAAAATCAACGCTTTGTGTTCGAAAACTACAAAAAATCGAATGCTTTCATCAGTGCCGAGGATTTTACCAGAGAAAACTTGACTGACGCAGTTGAGAATTATTTCAGCCAGGAACCCGGCACTAACCAGCAATTAATTGATGGGTTTTCCGGAAACCGAATTCAAAATCTTTTCCAGCAGTTATTATACGAGAAAGATTTTGCTCTCAGGGACTTGGCAATTGGTGATGCAGAGCTAACTTATAAATGGGCTGTTGATGAAAACGTTCGCAAATATTCCCTGAGTAAAGGCAAGATCGAATTTGAAGAACACATTAGCTGGTTAAAGCGCAAATTGCATGATCCGCAGTGCAGGTTTTATATTGCTTCATTTTCAGGGGAATCCATTGGAACAATCAGGTTTGACATTGCTGATCAGGAGGCTGTTATTAGTTATCTGTTAGATCCGGCATATCACGGCAAAGGTCTCGGAGCAACATTACTCAAGCGGGGAATTTTGTCTTTTAGCAATGCTCCGTATTTTGTAAA